One window of Xanthomonas sp. 10-10 genomic DNA carries:
- a CDS encoding alpha/beta fold hydrolase, with product MEAKLSSIDIPVDHDALSGTLLTPTGIPAVLFVHGWGGSQHHSLVRAREAVGLGCICMTFDLRGHEGHASMRQTVTRAQNLQDIIAAYDQLAALAYVDQQSIAVVGLSYGGYLSALLTRERPVEWLALRSPALYKDAHWDQPKVSLNADPDLTAYRQRALTPDDNIALAACAAYTGDVLLVEAESDVIVPHPVLRNYANAFVKARSLTSRVIAGADHALSVKEHQQEYTRALIDWLTEMVVGRRIALAKEVVAARKQMLRQQGDATRSGQDSLAFRGDIRAVENSSG from the coding sequence ATGGAAGCAAAACTTTCCAGCATCGACATCCCGGTCGATCACGACGCGCTCAGCGGCACCTTGCTCACGCCGACCGGCATTCCGGCAGTGCTGTTCGTCCATGGCTGGGGCGGCAGCCAGCATCACAGCCTGGTGCGCGCGCGCGAAGCGGTGGGTCTGGGCTGTATCTGCATGACCTTCGATCTGCGCGGTCACGAGGGCCATGCCTCGATGCGGCAGACCGTGACCCGCGCGCAGAACCTGCAAGACATCATCGCCGCCTACGATCAGCTGGCAGCGCTCGCGTACGTGGATCAACAGTCGATTGCCGTGGTCGGCCTGAGTTATGGCGGCTATCTGTCGGCATTGCTGACCCGCGAGCGCCCGGTGGAGTGGCTGGCATTGCGATCGCCAGCGCTCTACAAGGACGCGCACTGGGACCAGCCCAAAGTCAGCCTCAATGCCGATCCGGATCTGACCGCGTACCGCCAACGTGCGCTGACGCCCGACGACAACATCGCGCTGGCAGCCTGCGCTGCCTATACCGGCGACGTACTGCTCGTCGAAGCCGAAAGCGACGTCATCGTGCCGCATCCGGTGCTGCGTAACTATGCCAATGCCTTCGTCAAGGCGCGCTCGCTGACCTCACGCGTGATTGCCGGCGCGGACCATGCGTTGAGCGTCAAGGAGCATCAGCAGGAATACACCCGCGCGTTGATCGATTGGTTGACCGAAATGGTGGTGGGCCGCCGGATTGCCCTGGCCAAGGAGGTGGTGGCCGCGCGCAAGCAGATGCTGAGGCAGCAGGGCGACGCTACGCGGTCGGGACAGGATTCACTCGCGTTTCGCGGCGATATCCGGGCGGTGGAGAACTCGTCCGGTTGA
- a CDS encoding DUF3182 family protein, which yields MADPPYGLVRGYTLRAVPADGHERVTHAWVCSDIARLLGARDGGLCDPVMCEEGAEHRILHVPDDTLTTEQARALAIDDAVDLLGGIVPYAFVATKVIGHPLIGETAAQIHGWNQALATALMPATLPGYTVFSREDALLALDLLLADGGVRLKLPTGVGGNGQWRIADSGALLQALDTLPEDYLRTHGAVLERNILQPVTHSVGELCVAGIQIAYYGTQCSVRNAQGDEVYGGSSLHVHRGSLEALLATALPPLQRRVVEQACRYDRCIVAATAGLHISRRNYDVVSGEDASAVAVCGVLEQSWRIGGATPAELAAIACFQQYPDLHWVRASTHEIYAGQPPADAQVYYRATQPGAGPRYKYRRVSTD from the coding sequence ATGGCAGATCCGCCTTACGGGTTGGTGCGTGGATACACCCTGCGTGCGGTGCCTGCGGATGGACACGAACGTGTCACGCATGCCTGGGTGTGCAGCGACATTGCACGCCTGCTAGGTGCCCGTGATGGCGGGCTCTGCGATCCGGTGATGTGTGAAGAAGGCGCCGAGCATCGCATCTTGCATGTGCCCGACGATACCTTGACCACGGAACAGGCACGCGCATTGGCCATTGACGATGCGGTCGACCTGTTGGGCGGTATCGTGCCGTACGCATTTGTCGCCACCAAGGTCATCGGCCACCCGTTGATCGGCGAGACAGCCGCGCAGATCCACGGCTGGAACCAGGCACTGGCCACTGCATTGATGCCGGCCACGTTGCCGGGCTACACCGTGTTTTCGCGCGAAGACGCGCTGCTTGCGCTGGATCTGCTGCTGGCCGACGGCGGGGTGCGTCTGAAGCTGCCCACCGGCGTGGGCGGCAATGGGCAATGGCGCATCGCCGACAGCGGCGCGCTGTTGCAGGCGTTGGACACGTTGCCGGAGGATTACCTGCGCACCCACGGCGCCGTCCTGGAGCGCAACATCCTGCAGCCAGTGACCCATAGCGTGGGCGAGCTGTGCGTGGCCGGTATCCAGATCGCGTATTACGGCACGCAATGCAGTGTGCGCAATGCGCAAGGCGATGAGGTCTACGGCGGATCGTCGTTGCATGTCCATCGCGGATCGTTGGAAGCGCTGTTGGCCACCGCATTGCCGCCGTTGCAGCGGCGCGTGGTGGAACAGGCATGCCGCTACGATCGCTGCATCGTTGCCGCCACTGCCGGCTTGCACATTTCGCGGCGCAATTACGATGTGGTCAGCGGCGAAGATGCATCTGCGGTGGCTGTCTGCGGTGTGCTGGAGCAATCCTGGCGGATTGGCGGTGCGACGCCGGCCGAGCTTGCGGCGATCGCCTGTTTTCAGCAATACCCCGACCTGCACTGGGTGCGCGCATCCACGCACGAAATCTATGCGGGTCAACCACCGGCCGATGCGCAGGTGTATTACCGTGCAACCCAGCCCGGCGCCGGTCCGCGCTACAAATACCGAAGGGTCTCAACCGACTGA
- a CDS encoding DUF4142 domain-containing protein: MKSTLVAASLLAMLTLTACDRPGGDASRTAPAVSPEPTAAPVSGSGATELAKGDGGALGVLAAIDENEIALAKQAVEQDLGGATGEFAQQMLRDHEANLEKTKALGATDSARADAMRARGKAAVEALSKTLTLPDGKDAYRNAFMRNMVIDHGDTIKIIDAELLPAAESAPVKQHLEETRRVVSAHFERAHAVSSSK; the protein is encoded by the coding sequence ATGAAATCCACTCTTGTTGCTGCATCGTTGCTGGCCATGTTGACCCTTACCGCCTGCGATCGCCCCGGTGGCGACGCATCGCGCACTGCACCGGCAGTATCGCCGGAGCCGACCGCCGCACCGGTGAGCGGGAGCGGAGCAACCGAACTGGCCAAGGGCGATGGCGGTGCGCTGGGCGTGCTGGCTGCGATCGACGAAAACGAGATTGCACTAGCCAAGCAGGCCGTCGAGCAAGACCTGGGCGGCGCTACCGGCGAGTTCGCCCAGCAGATGTTGCGCGACCACGAAGCCAACCTGGAGAAGACCAAGGCGCTGGGGGCAACAGACAGCGCGCGTGCGGATGCGATGCGCGCCAGGGGCAAGGCCGCTGTAGAAGCGCTGTCCAAGACGCTCACCCTGCCCGACGGCAAGGACGCGTACCGCAACGCCTTCATGCGCAACATGGTCATCGACCATGGCGACACCATCAAGATCATCGACGCCGAACTGCTGCCCGCCGCCGAAAGTGCGCCGGTCAAGCAGCACCTGGAAGAGACCCGTCGCGTGGTGTCGGCACATTTCGAACGCGCCCACGCGGTCTCGTCGTCGAAGTAA
- a CDS encoding TIGR01777 family oxidoreductase, giving the protein MRLLITGGTGFIGQALCPALLHAGHQISVLTRDIRRASRTLPGVTAVDTLNGVQADAVINLAGEPLAAGRWTAARKQRFRDSRLGITRQLHDWIAQQPAAQRPSVLISGSAVGYYGERGDTTLTEADAAGDDFSAALCREWEAEVARIGALGPRVSWVRTGIVLDRNGGALARMLPAFRLGGGGPFGNGRHWMSWIHRADMVALLVWLLQHGQPGAYNATAPNPVSNAEFARTLAKALHRPALLALPAGLLRLGFGEMADLLLISQRVLPQRALDGGFRFQYTQLEPALRAILQH; this is encoded by the coding sequence ATGCGTTTGCTCATCACCGGCGGCACCGGCTTCATCGGCCAGGCCTTGTGCCCCGCGCTGCTGCATGCCGGCCATCAGATCAGCGTGCTGACGCGGGACATCCGCCGGGCCAGCCGTACCCTGCCCGGCGTGACCGCCGTCGACACACTGAACGGGGTGCAGGCCGATGCCGTCATCAACCTGGCCGGCGAACCATTGGCCGCCGGACGCTGGACCGCCGCCCGCAAGCAACGTTTTCGCGATTCGCGGCTGGGCATCACCCGCCAACTGCACGACTGGATTGCGCAACAGCCAGCTGCGCAGCGGCCGTCGGTGCTGATCTCCGGCTCGGCGGTGGGCTATTACGGCGAGCGCGGCGACACCACCTTGACCGAAGCAGATGCCGCAGGCGATGACTTCTCGGCCGCGCTGTGCCGCGAATGGGAAGCGGAAGTCGCACGCATCGGCGCGCTTGGCCCGCGCGTAAGCTGGGTGCGCACTGGTATCGTGCTGGACCGCAACGGCGGCGCGCTGGCACGCATGCTGCCGGCGTTTCGGCTGGGCGGCGGCGGGCCGTTCGGCAACGGCCGGCACTGGATGAGCTGGATCCACCGCGCCGACATGGTCGCGCTGCTGGTCTGGCTGCTGCAGCACGGCCAGCCCGGCGCCTACAACGCCACCGCGCCCAACCCGGTCAGCAATGCCGAGTTCGCGCGCACGCTGGCCAAGGCACTGCATCGCCCCGCGCTGCTGGCGCTGCCGGCCGGGCTGCTGCGGCTGGGATTCGGCGAGATGGCCGACCTGCTGCTGATCAGTCAACGCGTGCTGCCGCAGCGTGCGCTCGATGGCGGATTCCGCTTCCAGTACACGCAACTGGAGCCGGCGCTGCGCGCCATCCTGCAGCACTGA
- a CDS encoding response regulator transcription factor, whose amino-acid sequence MHLLLVEDDTMLANAICDGVRQQSWTIDHVGSANAAKTALVDHRYTAVLLDIGLPGESGLTVIRFLRSHYDATPVIALTARGQLTDRIRGLDAGADDYLVKPFQFDELMARLRAITRRSQGRVVPVLSQGDVCVDPSSRKVTRAGTWVALSAHEYRLLLALMERAGRVVTKDQLEEGVYGGPSEGGSNMIAVYVHQLRRKLGDELISTVYGQGYMIGKAPE is encoded by the coding sequence ATGCACCTGCTCCTCGTCGAAGACGACACCATGCTGGCCAATGCCATCTGCGACGGCGTACGCCAGCAGAGCTGGACCATCGACCATGTCGGCAGCGCCAACGCGGCCAAGACCGCCCTGGTGGATCACCGCTACACCGCAGTGCTGCTGGATATCGGCCTGCCCGGCGAGTCCGGGCTGACGGTGATCCGCTTTTTGCGCAGCCACTACGACGCCACCCCGGTGATTGCGCTGACCGCACGCGGCCAGCTCACCGACCGCATCCGCGGCCTGGACGCCGGCGCCGACGATTACCTGGTCAAGCCCTTCCAGTTCGACGAGCTGATGGCGCGGCTGCGCGCGATCACCCGGCGCAGCCAGGGCCGCGTGGTACCGGTGCTCAGCCAGGGCGATGTCTGCGTGGATCCGAGCAGCCGCAAGGTCACCCGTGCAGGTACCTGGGTGGCATTGAGCGCGCATGAATATCGATTGCTGCTGGCATTGATGGAGCGTGCCGGGCGCGTGGTCACCAAGGATCAGCTGGAAGAAGGCGTGTATGGCGGCCCGTCGGAAGGCGGCAGCAACATGATTGCGGTGTATGTGCATCAGTTGCGGCGCAAGCTCGGCGATGAGCTGATCTCCACCGTCTACGGCCAGGGATACATGATCGGCAAGGCACCGGAATGA
- a CDS encoding ATP-binding protein, translating into MTSLQARMLAALAAIVLLSWSTSLWILIALVTQGHHSVVEQELNLLGDRLVSALPDTLERRFDMASDATGTPGVVATTGAMSSRMSLNQTLTAVVLNTLQLAILGVLVWWAVRTSLGPLRSVSLAIAQRTGLDTEPVPLERVPDEIRPLIASFNTLLARVEKTVQAERDFVADAAHELRTPLSALHAYAEVALRAPTLEAKDAALHQLLETARRSNRLAEQLLDLARLDAGISSAAYHQVDMGELISHVLDEFSVQADARQINLQVEASPCLLRCDVDAVGILIRNLVDNAIRYGRTHGTVEVSCGYCLRADVLHPFVQVSDDGPGVPEAAHASIFERFYRVPGSEVQGSGIGLSLVAGIARLHGATIETCEGTEGRGLCVRVVFAGTSAPTAKRS; encoded by the coding sequence ATGACCTCCTTGCAGGCGCGCATGCTGGCGGCATTGGCGGCCATCGTCCTGCTGAGCTGGTCGACCTCGCTATGGATCCTGATCGCGCTGGTCACCCAGGGCCATCACAGCGTGGTCGAGCAGGAACTCAACCTGCTTGGCGACCGCCTGGTCAGCGCGCTGCCCGATACGCTGGAACGGCGCTTCGATATGGCCAGCGATGCCACCGGCACGCCGGGCGTTGTCGCCACGACAGGTGCCATGTCCTCGCGCATGAGCCTCAACCAGACATTGACCGCCGTGGTGCTCAACACCTTGCAGCTGGCGATCCTGGGCGTGCTGGTGTGGTGGGCGGTACGCACCTCGCTCGGGCCGCTGCGGTCGGTCTCGCTCGCCATTGCGCAGCGCACCGGGCTGGACACCGAGCCGGTGCCGCTGGAGCGTGTACCGGATGAAATCCGCCCGCTGATCGCCTCGTTCAACACCTTGCTGGCGCGCGTGGAAAAAACAGTGCAGGCCGAGCGCGATTTCGTTGCCGACGCCGCACACGAGCTGCGCACGCCACTGTCGGCGCTGCATGCGTATGCAGAGGTCGCCCTGCGTGCGCCCACGCTGGAGGCCAAGGACGCGGCGCTGCATCAGTTGCTGGAGACCGCACGCCGCAGCAACCGCCTGGCCGAACAGTTGCTGGATCTGGCGCGCCTGGATGCGGGCATCAGTTCGGCCGCCTATCACCAGGTCGACATGGGCGAATTGATTTCGCATGTACTGGACGAGTTCAGCGTGCAGGCCGACGCACGTCAGATCAACCTGCAGGTGGAGGCATCGCCGTGCCTGTTGCGCTGCGATGTGGATGCGGTGGGCATCCTGATCCGCAACCTGGTCGACAACGCCATCCGCTACGGGCGCACCCACGGCACGGTGGAAGTGAGTTGCGGCTACTGCCTGCGTGCCGATGTGCTGCACCCCTTCGTGCAGGTGAGCGACGACGGCCCCGGCGTGCCGGAGGCCGCGCATGCGTCGATCTTCGAGCGCTTTTATCGCGTGCCCGGCAGCGAAGTGCAGGGCAGCGGAATCGGGCTGTCGTTGGTCGCCGGCATTGCCCGACTGCATGGCGCGACGATCGAAACCTGCGAAGGCACCGAAGGACGCGGCCTGTGCGTGCGCGTGGTGTTTGCCGGCACCAGCGCGCCAACTGCCAAGCGCAGCTGA
- a CDS encoding DUF3313 domain-containing protein has product MPVHVITRCCTLAVVGITLIGCASTGPMPYRQLPSSGYLRPHDGSRGDRMPYAYHSDVDWTHYHAAIVEPVAIYRGPDAQFENVPEQDKRMLADVMQQEFGNAIARRWRPTTSANRDTLRVRITLTGAKPSKRVLGTIMKVDLGGGSYNAVQAARGKEGAFSGSVSYAVEIFDAQSDRLLAAYVEKQYPSAMNIKASLGAYDAAKAGIRKGAEQLVEGLE; this is encoded by the coding sequence ATGCCTGTCCATGTCATCACCCGTTGCTGCACGCTTGCCGTTGTCGGCATCACCCTGATCGGCTGCGCCAGCACCGGCCCCATGCCGTATCGCCAGTTGCCATCGTCCGGTTACCTGCGTCCGCACGACGGCAGCCGCGGCGATCGCATGCCGTACGCGTATCACAGCGATGTGGATTGGACGCACTACCACGCAGCCATTGTCGAGCCGGTCGCCATCTACCGCGGTCCGGACGCGCAGTTCGAGAACGTGCCGGAGCAGGACAAGCGCATGCTGGCCGACGTCATGCAGCAGGAATTCGGCAATGCCATTGCGCGGCGCTGGCGCCCGACGACGTCGGCCAATCGCGACACATTGCGGGTACGCATCACCCTGACCGGCGCCAAGCCCAGCAAGCGCGTGCTGGGCACCATCATGAAGGTGGATCTGGGCGGCGGTTCGTACAACGCCGTACAGGCCGCACGCGGCAAGGAAGGCGCATTCTCCGGGTCGGTCAGTTATGCGGTGGAGATCTTCGATGCGCAAAGCGATCGCCTGCTCGCCGCGTATGTCGAGAAGCAGTATCCCAGCGCAATGAACATCAAGGCCAGCCTGGGCGCATACGATGCGGCAAAGGCGGGAATCCGCAAGGGGGCCGAGCAGCTCGTTGAAGGGCTCGAGTAG
- a CDS encoding histidine biosynthesis protein HisIE — MSNGNGVTATLSDAVDSVKSTATELTDTIASTTSEAVTSAQEAAGVAVAEVKTRVAKARKAVVKAEKNAVAKAGEAATAVKRSVAKTKRSLTATKDAAKDKLTATKDAAKQKLLSTKDAAKHKLTSTKDAAKQKLSSTSAAARKKISDTKANTRQKLETAKANAKAEAAALSAKTAAKSAARKTAVATVSARTAAKKAAAKSASLKKSVAKGIAKKAPIAKQTATKQAAVKKAPLKKAVTKTALKKAAKVTKTPATRAVAKTTAARKAVGKKAVKRVTR; from the coding sequence ATGAGCAACGGCAATGGTGTGACGGCAACCCTGTCCGACGCCGTCGATAGCGTAAAGAGCACTGCAACCGAGCTGACCGACACCATCGCCAGCACCACCAGCGAGGCGGTGACCAGCGCGCAGGAAGCTGCAGGCGTGGCTGTGGCAGAGGTCAAGACGCGCGTCGCCAAGGCCCGCAAGGCGGTGGTCAAGGCGGAGAAGAACGCGGTTGCCAAGGCCGGCGAAGCGGCGACCGCAGTCAAGCGTAGCGTGGCCAAGACCAAGCGCTCATTGACCGCGACCAAGGACGCCGCCAAAGACAAGCTGACGGCCACCAAGGATGCAGCCAAGCAGAAGTTGCTTTCCACCAAGGATGCGGCCAAGCACAAGCTGACCTCGACCAAGGATGCCGCCAAGCAGAAGTTGAGCAGCACCAGCGCGGCGGCCAGGAAGAAGATCTCCGATACCAAGGCCAACACCAGGCAGAAGCTGGAAACCGCCAAGGCCAACGCCAAGGCCGAAGCCGCTGCGCTGAGCGCCAAGACCGCCGCCAAGAGTGCGGCGCGCAAGACCGCAGTGGCAACGGTGAGCGCGCGCACGGCCGCGAAGAAGGCCGCAGCCAAATCGGCCTCGCTCAAGAAGTCGGTGGCCAAAGGCATCGCCAAGAAAGCACCGATCGCCAAGCAGACCGCGACCAAGCAGGCGGCAGTAAAGAAGGCCCCGCTGAAGAAGGCCGTGACCAAGACCGCCTTGAAGAAGGCGGCCAAAGTCACCAAGACCCCGGCAACGCGCGCCGTGGCCAAGACTACTGCGGCTCGCAAGGCCGTGGGCAAAAAGGCCGTCAAGCGCGTCACGCGCTGA
- a CDS encoding Do family serine endopeptidase, with protein sequence MRPLPTLLTLSLAAAFGGFAATGINAWLDNRAEATPAGTTNFTLPAAAALPAAVAGQPVPSLAPMLQQAMPAVVSVNTKQVVRVRNPFFNDPILRRLFPEIPQDRINESLGSGVIIDAQKGYVLTNHHVIENADDVQVTLGDGRTVKADFIGSDADTDIALIRIKADNLTDIKLADSNALRVGDFVVAIGNPFGFTQTVTSGIVSAVGRSGIRGLGYQNFIQTDASINPGNSGGALVNLQGQLVGINTASFNPQGSMAGNIGLGLAIPSNLARNVVEQLVTKGVVVRGTLGLETQNLTQQMLQGLGVDSLRGALVTRVLPGSAAAAAGVQPGDVVVAANDQRVDSAEALHNYEGLQAVGSAVTLDIRRDGKPLKLKATLKEQDRAVTGDMLDPRLGGATFVDLPESLRQSGITGVMVSEVKRGGRAAANGLVSGDVIVASSMGEFADLASWRANFQRRPQQLVVRILRGNAQYDALMR encoded by the coding sequence ATGCGACCGCTTCCCACCTTGCTGACGCTTTCCCTGGCCGCCGCCTTCGGCGGCTTTGCCGCCACCGGCATCAACGCGTGGCTGGACAACCGCGCCGAAGCCACGCCGGCCGGCACTACCAACTTCACCTTGCCGGCAGCTGCCGCGTTACCGGCCGCGGTTGCCGGGCAACCGGTGCCCTCGCTGGCACCGATGCTGCAGCAGGCGATGCCGGCGGTAGTGAGCGTCAACACCAAGCAGGTGGTGCGCGTGCGCAACCCCTTCTTCAACGACCCCATCCTGCGCCGGCTGTTTCCGGAGATTCCGCAGGACCGCATCAACGAATCGCTGGGCTCGGGCGTGATCATCGATGCGCAAAAAGGCTATGTGCTGACCAACCATCATGTCATCGAAAATGCCGACGACGTGCAGGTGACGCTCGGCGACGGACGCACGGTCAAGGCCGACTTCATCGGCTCCGATGCCGACACCGACATCGCACTGATCCGCATCAAGGCCGACAACCTCACCGACATCAAGCTGGCCGACAGCAACGCCTTGCGCGTAGGCGACTTTGTGGTGGCGATCGGCAACCCGTTCGGCTTCACCCAGACCGTGACCTCCGGCATCGTCTCGGCGGTGGGACGCAGCGGTATTCGCGGCCTGGGCTACCAGAACTTCATCCAGACCGACGCCTCGATCAACCCCGGCAATTCCGGCGGTGCGCTGGTCAACCTGCAGGGTCAGCTGGTCGGCATCAACACCGCCAGCTTCAACCCGCAGGGCAGCATGGCCGGCAATATCGGCCTGGGGCTGGCGATTCCCTCCAACCTTGCGCGCAACGTGGTCGAGCAACTGGTGACCAAGGGCGTGGTGGTGCGCGGCACGCTCGGCCTGGAAACCCAGAACCTCACCCAGCAAATGCTGCAGGGCCTGGGTGTGGATTCGCTGCGCGGCGCACTGGTGACGCGCGTGTTGCCAGGCTCTGCGGCGGCCGCGGCCGGTGTGCAGCCCGGCGACGTCGTGGTGGCCGCCAACGATCAACGTGTGGACAGCGCAGAAGCGCTGCACAACTACGAAGGCCTGCAAGCGGTTGGCAGTGCGGTGACACTGGACATCCGTCGCGACGGCAAGCCGCTCAAGCTCAAGGCCACGCTGAAGGAACAGGACCGCGCGGTCACCGGCGACATGCTCGACCCGCGGCTGGGCGGCGCCACGTTCGTGGACCTGCCAGAGTCGCTACGTCAGTCCGGCATCACCGGTGTCATGGTCAGCGAGGTCAAACGCGGCGGACGCGCAGCGGCCAACGGCCTGGTGTCCGGCGATGTGATCGTGGCCAGCAGCATGGGCGAGTTTGCGGACCTGGCCAGCTGGCGCGCCAATTTCCAGCGCAGACCGCAGCAGCTGGTGGTGCGCATCCTGCGCGGCAACGCGCAATACGACGCGCTGATGCGTTGA
- a CDS encoding phage holin family protein has translation MSDQASTAAGSGAPEARPETPGLDESVRAVGAAGRATLGSAKDTGRALRRLVSADLRLARSAFGRGLAWACVAVVFGASSWLLLAGAIIALLQRAGLSWFQAMFFTALASLLVTGIAAWRVFFYFDHTGMNATRRQLIKLGIFDDSNEDDTAAAPVSGGHP, from the coding sequence GTGAGCGATCAGGCTTCTACAGCTGCCGGTTCCGGCGCGCCAGAGGCGCGTCCGGAAACGCCGGGCCTGGACGAAAGCGTACGTGCGGTCGGCGCTGCAGGCCGCGCAACGCTGGGCTCGGCCAAGGACACCGGTCGCGCATTGCGCCGGTTGGTGTCGGCCGACTTACGGCTGGCACGCAGTGCATTCGGACGTGGCCTGGCGTGGGCGTGCGTGGCAGTGGTGTTCGGCGCGTCGTCATGGCTGTTGCTGGCAGGCGCCATCATCGCCTTGCTGCAACGCGCCGGCTTGTCGTGGTTTCAGGCGATGTTTTTCACCGCCCTGGCCAGTTTGCTGGTCACCGGTATCGCGGCATGGCGAGTGTTCTTCTATTTCGATCATACCGGCATGAACGCAACGCGGCGTCAGTTGATCAAGTTGGGCATCTTCGACGATTCCAACGAGGACGATACCGCCGCCGCACCTGTCAGTGGGGGACATCCATGA
- a CDS encoding AI-2E family transporter — MSIPVDSLDTAIPADPLPPPPAPRPRAPASLVVLATLAVGYTLWAAQTIILPIMLAAFFALIGNPILRGLRKLYIPRFLGALLVLCLGLAGTVTLAAQLAGPAAEWVQQAPRQMRQIARDVRDFTKPVMQANQAAENFARAAGGEGQRGVQIVRTQMDDPYKALVRTPKLAASVLAVVLLTFFFMVYGESLQRHAIALLPNRQQQRFTTEIMLDIEREVSRYVLTISVINTLVGLIFAGILYVLQIPLPEALLWGTVVALLNFAPYVGPLIGVMLMLLMGFVEFRTPLSAMLPAILYLALHTIEGQVVTPIVLGRRMAISPLMLILALMLFGWLWGMIGLLLAVPLLVCIKMVLSRVEGMQRWARLLE; from the coding sequence ATGTCTATCCCCGTTGATTCCTTGGACACTGCCATTCCGGCAGATCCGCTCCCCCCGCCTCCGGCGCCTCGCCCACGGGCACCGGCCTCGCTGGTGGTGCTGGCAACGCTTGCGGTGGGCTACACCTTATGGGCGGCGCAGACGATCATCCTGCCGATCATGCTGGCGGCATTCTTCGCACTGATCGGCAATCCCATCCTGCGTGGACTGCGCAAGCTCTACATCCCGCGCTTTCTCGGCGCCCTGCTGGTGCTGTGCCTGGGCCTGGCCGGTACGGTGACGCTGGCCGCACAATTGGCCGGCCCTGCCGCCGAATGGGTGCAACAGGCGCCGCGCCAGATGCGGCAGATCGCACGCGATGTGCGCGATTTCACCAAGCCGGTGATGCAGGCCAATCAGGCGGCGGAAAACTTTGCACGCGCGGCCGGTGGCGAAGGCCAGCGCGGCGTGCAGATCGTGCGCACGCAGATGGACGACCCGTACAAGGCGCTGGTACGTACACCCAAGCTGGCCGCCTCGGTGCTTGCCGTGGTGCTGCTGACGTTTTTCTTCATGGTCTATGGCGAAAGCCTGCAACGGCATGCGATTGCGTTGTTGCCCAACCGGCAACAGCAACGCTTCACGACCGAGATCATGCTCGACATCGAGCGCGAGGTGTCGCGCTATGTGCTCACCATCAGCGTGATCAATACGCTGGTCGGGCTGATTTTTGCCGGCATTTTGTATGTCTTGCAGATTCCGCTGCCCGAAGCCCTGCTCTGGGGCACGGTGGTGGCGCTGCTGAATTTCGCACCCTACGTCGGCCCACTGATCGGCGTGATGCTGATGCTGCTGATGGGCTTTGTGGAATTTCGCACCCCGCTGTCGGCGATGCTGCCGGCGATCCTGTATCTGGCGCTGCACACCATCGAGGGCCAGGTGGTCACCCCGATCGTACTGGGCCGGCGCATGGCGATCTCGCCATTGATGCTGATCCTGGCGCTGATGCTGTTCGGCTGGCTGTGGGGCATGATCGGCCTGCTGCTGGCGGTACCGCTGCTGGTCTGCATCAAGATGGTGCTGAGCCGGGTGGAGGGAATGCAGCGCTGGGCCAGGCTGCTTGAGTAG
- a CDS encoding HAD family hydrolase has protein sequence MSFPIRAITLDLDDTLWPFAPIGARIDQVLYDWMREHSPVTAERFPVEAMRELRERSFADNPQLHHDLSALRRLTLEMALRESGGDLELLEPAYEVFYAARNQVECYPDALDALARIAAHVPVAALSNGNADLQRIGLMHHFAFQLGSREHGSAKPDASIFLAACARLEVPPAQVLHVGDHIRMDVLGALDAGLRACWINRDGAAWSHPTQQPDLEFDSMTGLADWLDAQQPHPGAARDGVCIPA, from the coding sequence ATGAGTTTCCCAATCCGCGCCATCACCCTCGACCTCGACGATACGTTGTGGCCCTTCGCACCGATCGGTGCGCGCATCGATCAGGTGCTGTACGACTGGATGCGCGAGCACAGCCCGGTCACTGCCGAGCGGTTTCCGGTGGAGGCGATGCGCGAGTTGCGCGAGCGCAGCTTTGCCGACAACCCGCAGCTGCATCACGACCTCAGCGCGCTGCGCCGGTTGACGCTGGAAATGGCCCTGCGCGAAAGCGGCGGCGATCTGGAGCTGCTGGAACCGGCCTACGAGGTGTTCTATGCCGCGCGCAACCAGGTGGAATGCTATCCGGATGCGCTCGACGCGCTGGCACGCATCGCCGCACATGTGCCGGTGGCCGCGCTCAGCAACGGTAATGCCGATCTGCAGCGCATCGGGCTGATGCACCACTTCGCGTTTCAGCTGGGCTCGCGCGAACACGGCAGCGCAAAACCCGATGCGAGCATTTTTCTGGCGGCCTGCGCGCGGCTGGAGGTGCCGCCCGCGCAGGTGCTGCATGTGGGCGACCACATCCGCATGGATGTGCTGGGCGCGCTGGATGCCGGCTTGCGTGCCTGCTGGATCAATCGCGACGGCGCAGCGTGGTCGCACCCGACCCAGCAGCCGGACCTGGAGTTCGACAGCATGACCGGGCTGGCCGACTGGCTGGACGCGCAGCAACCGCACCCAGGCGCCGCGCGCGACGGCGTCTGCATTCCCGCCTGA